A genomic region of Pelodiscus sinensis isolate JC-2024 chromosome 17, ASM4963464v1, whole genome shotgun sequence contains the following coding sequences:
- the CNOT8 gene encoding CCR4-NOT transcription complex subunit 8: MPAALVENSQVICEVWANNLEEEMRKIREIVLSYSYIAMDTEFPGVVVRPIGEFRSSIDYQYQLLRCNVDLLKIIQLGLTFTNEKGEYPSGINTWQFNFKFNLTEDMYSQDSIDLLANSGLQFQKHEDEGIDTLHFAELLMTSGVVLCDNVKWLSFHSGYDFGYMVKLLTDSRLPEEEHEFFHILNLFFPSIYDVKYLMKSCKNLKGGLQEVADQLDLQRIGRQHQAGSDSLLTGMAFFRMKELFFEDTIDDAKYCGRLYGLGTGVAQKQNEDVEIAQEKMSILAIINNLQQ; encoded by the exons ATGCCAGCAGCACTTGTGGAGAACAGTCAGGTTATATGTGAAGTATGGGCAAACAATCTGGAAGAGGAGATGAGGAAAATTCGAGAAATAGTTCTCAGCTACAGCTACATTGCAATG GATACAGAGTTTCCTGGAGTTGTAGTGAGGCCAATTGGTGAATTCCGCAGCTCCATAGATTATCAGTATCAACTACTTCGGTGTAATGTTGATCTCCTGAAAATCATCCAGCTAGGCCTGACTTTCACAAATGAGAAGGGGGAATATCCTTCTGGGATCAACACCTGGCAATTTAACTTCAAATTCAACCTTAC GGAGGACATGTATTCACAGGATTCCATAGATCTCCTTGCAAACTCTGGGTTGCAGTTCCAGAAGCACGAGGATGAAGGGATCGATACCTTACACTTTGCAGAGTTGCTCATGACCTCGGGGGTGGTCCTCTGTGACAACGTGAAATGGCTCTCGTTTCACAG TGGCTATGACTTTGGCTACATGGTGAAACTACTGACAGATTCCAGGCTTCCAGAGGAGGAACACGAGTTCTTCCATATCTTGAATCTTTTCTTCCCATCCATCTATGATGTCAAATACCTAATGAAGAGCTGCAAAAACCTTAAG GGAGGCCTTCAAGAAGTTGCAGATCAGCTGGATTTGCAACGAATTGGACGACAGCATCAGGCAGGATCAGACTCTCTCCTTACGGGAATGGCATTCTTCCGAATGAAAGAG TTGTTCTTTGAGGACACGATTGATGATGCAAAGTATTGTGGGCGGTTATACGGCCTTGGCACAGGAGTGGCTCAGAAACAGAATGAAGATGTGGAAATAGCCCAAGAGAAGATGAGCATCCTGGCTATTATTAACAACTTGCAGCAGTGA